A DNA window from Agarivorans sp. TSD2052 contains the following coding sequences:
- the recQ gene encoding DNA helicase RecQ, with amino-acid sequence MQRAQQVLQDVFGFAEFRSGQAAVIQRLLADQDCLAIMPTGGGKSLCYQIPALVKSGLTVVISPLISLMKDQVDSLQHNGVNAAYLNSSLARDQQYQVYRSLQQGELKLLYISPERLINGDFIQRLQALPLAMFAIDEAHCISQWGHDFRPEYNALGCLKQNFPNIPLVALTATADDTTRLDIVQRLGLGEAFTHISSFDRPNIRYTLQEKYRPWQQLSDYVKRRREDSGIVYCSSRKRVEELAMKLSAEGLRSAAYHAGLPIAQRQLVQEQFQRDEIEVVVATVAFGMGIDKPNVRYVFHYDIPRNIEAYYQETGRAGRDGTEAEAVFLYDPADANWVRRMIEENENEQQRRVESHKFNAIVAFAEAQTCRRQVLLNYFGEYLAKPCGNCDVCLDPPKQYDGLQDAQKALSCVYRLGQRFGIGYVIEVLRGSMGQRILEQGHDKLSTHGIGKSASHEHWMSILRQLIHLGLLQQNIARSSVLQLTEAARPFLKGEQPLSLAVPRLNTTKQSKKTASYGVYDKRLFALLRNLRKRLADEESVPPFVVFNDATLIEMAQQQPQTQHEMLAISGVGLKKLERYGYQFLGLIDQYQAS; translated from the coding sequence ATGCAGCGCGCCCAGCAAGTTCTACAAGATGTTTTTGGTTTTGCCGAATTTAGAAGCGGGCAAGCGGCGGTTATTCAGCGTTTGTTGGCAGACCAAGATTGCCTTGCCATTATGCCTACGGGCGGTGGAAAATCCTTGTGTTACCAAATTCCTGCTTTAGTTAAGTCAGGTTTAACAGTGGTCATTTCACCACTCATTTCGTTGATGAAAGATCAAGTAGACAGTTTGCAGCATAATGGTGTGAATGCAGCCTACTTAAACTCTAGCTTAGCGCGTGATCAGCAATACCAAGTTTACCGAAGCCTCCAGCAGGGTGAGCTGAAATTACTGTATATTTCGCCCGAGCGATTGATTAATGGTGACTTTATACAACGCTTGCAAGCATTGCCTTTGGCTATGTTTGCCATTGATGAGGCGCATTGTATTTCGCAATGGGGTCATGATTTTAGGCCTGAATATAATGCGCTGGGTTGCCTCAAACAGAATTTTCCTAACATACCCTTGGTCGCTTTAACTGCGACCGCCGATGATACAACACGCTTAGATATTGTTCAGCGATTGGGGCTGGGTGAAGCCTTCACCCATATATCTAGTTTTGATCGCCCTAATATTCGTTATACCTTACAAGAAAAATATCGCCCTTGGCAGCAGCTTAGTGATTATGTAAAACGACGCCGAGAAGACAGCGGTATTGTGTATTGCAGTAGCCGTAAACGCGTCGAAGAGTTGGCGATGAAACTGAGTGCCGAAGGTTTGCGCAGTGCTGCCTATCATGCGGGCTTGCCAATAGCACAACGCCAGTTGGTTCAGGAACAGTTTCAGCGGGATGAAATAGAAGTGGTGGTTGCCACAGTCGCCTTTGGAATGGGCATTGATAAACCCAATGTGCGCTATGTATTTCACTACGATATTCCACGAAATATTGAAGCTTATTACCAAGAAACCGGTCGCGCAGGGCGAGATGGCACCGAAGCCGAAGCGGTATTTTTGTATGATCCTGCCGATGCGAATTGGGTGCGGCGGATGATTGAAGAAAATGAAAACGAGCAACAGCGGCGAGTGGAAAGCCATAAGTTTAATGCCATTGTGGCCTTTGCTGAGGCACAAACCTGTCGTCGCCAAGTATTGTTGAATTATTTCGGTGAGTATCTCGCTAAACCTTGTGGTAACTGTGATGTTTGTTTAGACCCTCCTAAGCAATATGATGGTCTGCAAGATGCACAAAAGGCACTATCTTGCGTTTATCGCTTAGGTCAGCGCTTTGGTATTGGTTACGTTATCGAAGTATTACGTGGCAGTATGGGACAGCGCATACTTGAACAAGGTCATGACAAACTGTCTACGCATGGGATCGGAAAAAGTGCCAGTCATGAGCATTGGATGAGCATTTTACGTCAATTGATCCATTTGGGCTTGTTACAGCAAAACATTGCTCGTAGCTCTGTGCTCCAACTTACCGAAGCCGCACGACCGTTTCTCAAGGGTGAGCAACCATTATCGTTGGCGGTACCGCGCCTAAATACCACCAAGCAAAGCAAAAAAACCGCCAGTTATGGGGTTTATGATAAACGTTTGTTTGCTTTGCTACGTAATTTAAGAAAGCGCTTGGCTGATGAAGAATCGGTACCTCCATTTGTGGTCTTTAACGATGCGACATTGATTGAAATGGCACAGCAACAACCGCAAACGCAACATGAAATGTTGGCCATTAGTGGTGTGGGTTTAAAGAAATTAGAACGATATGGGTATCAATTCTTGGGCCTTATCGATCAATATCAGGCAAGCTAA
- a CDS encoding thioesterase family protein, whose amino-acid sequence MTTLRQQKWRKAIADTFINQMPFNQLLGIELVEYSATGVTLKLAMDPKLIGNPIHGILHGGVTATILDVAGGMTAAAAAVQRLENLSSKELSVRMSKTGTIDLRIDYLRPGVGELFYASAEVIRSGNKVTVTRMELHNQEGTHIAFGTGTYLVG is encoded by the coding sequence ATGACCACCCTACGACAACAAAAATGGCGTAAAGCCATCGCCGACACCTTCATCAATCAAATGCCTTTTAATCAATTACTTGGTATTGAATTGGTAGAATACAGTGCTACCGGAGTCACCTTAAAACTCGCCATGGACCCCAAATTAATCGGTAACCCCATTCACGGCATCTTACATGGCGGAGTCACTGCCACTATTTTGGATGTAGCCGGAGGAATGACCGCGGCCGCAGCGGCAGTGCAACGTTTAGAAAACCTATCCAGTAAAGAATTGTCAGTACGGATGAGCAAAACCGGTACCATAGATCTGCGCATTGATTACTTACGTCCGGGAGTAGGAGAGCTATTTTATGCCTCTGCAGAAGTGATCCGTTCAGGCAATAAAGTGACCGTAACTCGCATGGAGCTACATAACCAAGAGGGTACCCATATTGCTTTTGGTACCGGTACTTACTTAGTTGGCTAG
- a CDS encoding HAD-IA family hydrolase: MIFYRSWSPVKALSFDLDDTLYDNWPHIHRAEQWLMDYLKSEVHATAHLTTSQWQQYKRRIIKNNPELKGDVSACRIAWLRLAFVEHGLEQVAASHLAEQIFQQFLAVRSDFVVPPTSLALLQQLASRYRLVAITNGNVDILQIGLGGLFELELKAGGKFSAKPAADMYHYASQQLQLAPQQIAHVGDHCITDVAGATKAGYRSIWLNQNSQQPRKLTALPDIEISQLAQLQYLL; encoded by the coding sequence ATGATTTTTTACCGAAGTTGGTCACCTGTAAAGGCGCTGTCTTTCGACTTAGATGATACTTTATACGATAACTGGCCGCATATTCACCGCGCCGAACAGTGGTTAATGGATTATCTTAAATCTGAAGTGCATGCCACTGCACATTTGACCACGAGTCAGTGGCAGCAGTATAAACGCCGTATTATTAAGAATAATCCAGAATTGAAAGGTGATGTGAGCGCCTGCCGTATAGCTTGGTTGCGCTTGGCCTTTGTTGAGCACGGCCTGGAGCAAGTAGCGGCGAGTCACTTAGCCGAGCAAATATTTCAGCAGTTCTTAGCGGTACGTAGTGACTTTGTGGTGCCGCCAACCAGTTTGGCGTTACTGCAACAGCTCGCCAGCCGCTATCGTCTCGTCGCGATCACCAATGGTAATGTTGATATTCTCCAAATTGGCTTAGGTGGATTGTTCGAGCTAGAGCTAAAGGCTGGTGGCAAGTTTAGCGCCAAGCCAGCGGCTGATATGTACCACTATGCCAGTCAACAGTTACAGTTGGCACCGCAGCAAATTGCTCACGTTGGCGATCACTGCATTACCGATGTTGCGGGGGCCACTAAGGCGGGTTACCGCTCTATTTGGCTTAATCAAAATAGCCAACAACCAAGAAAACTGACCGCTTTACCCGATATCGAGATAAGCCAACTGGCACAACTTCAATACCTGTTATAA
- a CDS encoding AbiTii domain-containing protein, which yields MSAPTISPSVISLLQAILQTVREHAHSLSIEDIDQWLEHELEGYGDFAHFPDYRIVECKQFGIFKKPGQELQHFEQIHDDCLNERDRCQLRYLHLQLSLSDCLSTEEEIQRAWPTRLLASYAEDIIPGYQCVRAWQSFHAPLNERLISGVLGHLIHLLLLSDNPKGAVLIAEVAEQCKQNPQLDLLWAKLYKDATSTA from the coding sequence ATGAGCGCTCCGACTATTTCGCCCAGTGTAATCAGTTTACTACAAGCTATTCTGCAAACCGTACGAGAACACGCCCACAGCTTAAGCATAGAAGATATCGATCAATGGTTAGAGCACGAGCTTGAAGGGTACGGTGATTTTGCTCACTTCCCTGATTATCGAATCGTAGAATGTAAACAGTTCGGCATTTTTAAGAAACCGGGCCAAGAGTTGCAGCATTTTGAGCAAATCCACGATGATTGTCTAAATGAACGAGACCGTTGCCAACTCCGTTATTTGCACCTTCAGTTATCGTTAAGCGACTGCTTAAGCACAGAGGAAGAAATTCAACGCGCTTGGCCTACTCGACTTTTAGCCAGCTATGCCGAGGATATTATTCCCGGCTACCAGTGTGTACGTGCTTGGCAAAGTTTCCATGCTCCACTAAATGAACGCTTAATTAGTGGTGTGCTCGGCCATTTAATTCACTTGTTACTGTTATCTGATAACCCCAAAGGTGCGGTACTCATCGCAGAGGTGGCTGAGCAGTGTAAGCAAAACCCCCAACTAGATTTGCTATGGGCTAAACTTTACAAAGATGCCACCTCAACCGCATAA
- a CDS encoding DUF484 family protein has product MSEFDLSQPLLIDETLVVEFLLDNPDFFMRHPSLVKQLRLPHKEKGAVSLVELQVQRLRDKVLNLEQEITDLMAVASLNERIYNVYVDLLPDLMACDSFAELQHRLSRALVDDLGVERVSLRLSKSLFASGDLTDEYGLEHEQIERVRVTRLSHQPHYFGRMTKGELELLFEHTDDIASVAMMPLGHNAELGFFIAASRDADHYVAGMDSLLLTQLCQVIASLLIRLVPLKQEP; this is encoded by the coding sequence ATGAGTGAGTTCGATCTGTCTCAACCCTTGCTAATTGACGAAACCTTGGTGGTGGAGTTCTTATTAGATAATCCTGATTTCTTTATGCGTCACCCCAGCTTAGTAAAGCAATTGCGTTTGCCACATAAAGAGAAAGGGGCGGTGTCTTTAGTCGAGTTACAAGTACAGCGGTTGCGCGACAAAGTGCTCAACCTCGAACAAGAAATCACCGACTTAATGGCCGTCGCTAGTCTTAATGAACGCATTTACAACGTATATGTAGATTTATTACCGGATTTAATGGCCTGTGATTCTTTTGCCGAATTACAGCATCGTTTAAGCCGTGCGCTTGTGGATGACTTAGGTGTAGAAAGAGTGTCTTTACGCTTGAGTAAAAGCTTGTTTGCGTCGGGTGATTTAACTGATGAATATGGTTTAGAGCATGAGCAAATCGAGCGAGTACGGGTAACTCGTTTAAGTCATCAGCCTCACTATTTTGGTCGTATGACTAAAGGAGAATTGGAGCTATTGTTTGAGCACACTGACGATATAGCCTCAGTGGCAATGATGCCGTTAGGCCACAATGCTGAGTTAGGCTTTTTCATTGCGGCGAGCCGCGATGCAGACCACTACGTGGCTGGTATGGATAGTTTATTACTTACCCAACTCTGCCAGGTAATCGCCAGCTTATTGATACGTTTAGTGCCATTGAAACAAGAGCCATAA
- the uvrD gene encoding DNA helicase II translates to MDISELLDGLNDKQREAVAAAPSNMLLLAGAGSGKTRVLVHRIAWLMQVENVSPLSILSVTFTNKAAAEMRSRVEKLVGNRFQGMWMGTFHSLAHRLLRAHSRDAGLPDDFQIIDSDDQYRLLRRLIKAMNLDEKQWPAKQVQWYINARKDEGQRAEHVDYSNNPIERQQLEIYQAYQQACDRSGLVDFAELLLRAHELWLKQPHILHHYQQRFRHILVDEFQDTNTIQYAWLRMLVTDHNNITIVGDDDQSIYGWRGAKIENIQSFERDVPKVNTIRLEQNYRSSANILKASNQLIENNQGRMGKSLWTDDKDGELISIYTAFNDIDEARFVVARIQQRVEEHGASLADCAILYRNNAQSRVLEEALMQERLAYRIYGGLRFFERQEIKDALAYLRLISNPHDDASFERVVNTPTRGIGQRTIELLRQAAREQQLSLWQAVDYCLQQNALSGRAANAVSQFVQLLQQLKLQTQEMALGEQTDYVVKGSGLLAMYQAEKGEKAQARVENLDELVTATQQFTQMEEDQDLSPLVAFLSHAALEAGDNQAEADEAAVQLMTLHSAKGLEFPVVFLVGVEEGMFPSQQSAEESGRLEEERRLCYVGMTRAMQKLYLCHAESRRLWGKEVFHPPSRFLRELPSECLDEIRLNTAVSRPVQQGRFSHQIQQAAFDDSGFSLGQRVAHPKFGAGIVLNYEGSGQQSRVQVQFEEAGAKWLVLAYARLEKI, encoded by the coding sequence ATGGATATTTCTGAGCTGTTAGACGGCCTCAATGATAAGCAGCGCGAAGCCGTCGCCGCTGCACCTAGCAACATGTTATTACTCGCGGGCGCTGGTAGCGGTAAAACGCGTGTCTTGGTGCATCGCATTGCATGGCTAATGCAGGTGGAAAATGTTTCTCCACTATCAATTTTGTCGGTCACCTTTACCAACAAAGCGGCAGCAGAAATGCGTTCACGGGTTGAGAAATTAGTCGGCAATCGCTTTCAAGGTATGTGGATGGGGACCTTTCACTCGCTGGCGCATCGCCTATTACGTGCCCACTCTCGTGATGCAGGCCTGCCCGATGACTTTCAAATCATCGATTCTGACGATCAATATCGCCTATTGCGTCGCTTAATCAAGGCGATGAATCTAGATGAGAAACAATGGCCCGCCAAGCAAGTTCAATGGTATATCAATGCGCGTAAAGATGAGGGCCAACGGGCTGAACATGTAGACTACAGTAACAATCCCATTGAGCGTCAGCAGTTAGAAATTTATCAAGCGTATCAGCAAGCATGTGATCGCTCTGGTTTGGTCGATTTTGCTGAATTGTTGTTACGCGCCCACGAATTGTGGCTAAAACAGCCGCATATCTTGCACCACTACCAACAGCGTTTTCGCCATATTCTGGTGGACGAATTTCAAGATACCAACACCATTCAATATGCTTGGCTACGAATGTTGGTTACCGACCACAATAACATCACTATCGTAGGCGATGACGACCAGTCTATTTACGGCTGGCGTGGTGCTAAAATTGAAAATATTCAAAGCTTCGAACGAGATGTACCAAAGGTGAATACTATTCGTCTTGAGCAAAATTATCGAAGCAGCGCCAATATTCTAAAAGCCTCCAATCAGCTTATCGAAAACAACCAAGGTCGTATGGGTAAAAGTCTCTGGACCGATGATAAAGATGGAGAGTTGATTTCTATTTACACCGCTTTTAATGATATCGACGAAGCCCGCTTTGTGGTGGCGCGTATTCAACAGCGTGTTGAAGAGCATGGCGCTAGCCTCGCTGACTGTGCCATTTTGTATCGTAACAATGCTCAGTCGCGGGTATTGGAAGAAGCGCTAATGCAAGAGCGTTTGGCTTATCGCATCTATGGTGGCTTACGCTTCTTCGAGCGCCAAGAAATCAAAGACGCCTTGGCCTATTTACGTTTAATCAGTAATCCTCACGATGACGCCTCGTTTGAACGTGTGGTCAATACCCCTACCCGTGGGATTGGGCAGCGAACCATTGAGTTGCTGCGTCAAGCTGCCCGTGAGCAGCAGTTAAGCCTGTGGCAAGCGGTAGACTATTGTTTGCAACAAAATGCCCTGTCGGGGCGTGCGGCCAATGCAGTGAGTCAATTTGTACAGTTGCTACAACAGCTTAAGTTACAAACTCAAGAAATGGCCCTAGGCGAGCAAACTGACTACGTAGTTAAGGGCTCTGGTCTACTAGCGATGTATCAAGCTGAAAAGGGCGAAAAAGCGCAAGCTCGAGTAGAAAACTTAGATGAACTGGTCACCGCCACCCAGCAATTCACGCAAATGGAAGAAGACCAAGATCTTTCGCCTTTGGTGGCTTTTTTATCACATGCGGCCTTAGAAGCGGGTGACAATCAAGCTGAAGCTGATGAAGCGGCGGTGCAGCTCATGACCTTGCATAGTGCCAAGGGCTTAGAGTTCCCAGTTGTGTTTTTAGTGGGCGTCGAAGAAGGCATGTTCCCAAGCCAGCAGTCGGCGGAAGAGTCTGGACGACTCGAAGAAGAGCGCCGACTGTGTTACGTGGGCATGACCCGAGCCATGCAAAAATTATATTTATGCCATGCTGAGAGCCGTCGTTTGTGGGGAAAAGAGGTTTTTCATCCGCCTTCACGCTTCTTGCGTGAGCTACCCAGTGAATGCTTGGATGAAATCCGCTTGAATACCGCTGTTAGCCGACCAGTGCAACAAGGACGCTTTTCTCACCAAATACAACAAGCTGCCTTTGATGATAGTGGTTTTAGTTTAGGGCAGCGAGTTGCCCACCCTAAATTTGGTGCGGGTATCGTGTTGAATTATGAAGGCTCTGGGCAACAAAGTCGGGTGCAAGTGCAGTTTGAAGAAGCGGGCGCGAAATGGCTGGTACTCGCTTACGCCCGACTCGAAAAAATCTAA
- the xerC gene encoding tyrosine recombinase XerC: MQDDIDAFLHYLEVERRYSPATISSYQRSLLQHQKLLNQLGCQSWQSVDSQILRGVLVKLKTAGLSPRSMANKLSALRSFFNYLLRQQIVPLNPVIGISAPKQSKPLPKNLDIDSIEQLLSLDSSDLVSCRDLAMMELLYASGIRLAELVSLNVSDIDFEQQQLLVTGKGNKQRLVPFGSKAEQALKHWLKQRRLLVMDEAEPAVFVSVRQQRISHRTVQKRLQHWAQQMQLSSTLHPHKLRHSFATHLLESSGDLRVVQELLGHANLSTTQVYTHLDFAHLASTYDAAHPRAKRKP; the protein is encoded by the coding sequence ATGCAGGATGATATTGACGCTTTTCTCCACTACCTAGAGGTTGAGCGTCGCTATAGCCCCGCCACCATTAGCTCCTACCAACGTAGCTTGCTACAACATCAAAAACTGTTAAATCAACTGGGTTGCCAGTCATGGCAATCGGTTGATTCTCAGATCTTGCGTGGCGTGTTAGTTAAACTAAAAACAGCCGGCTTATCGCCCCGCTCTATGGCTAATAAATTGTCGGCCTTGCGAAGCTTTTTTAACTATTTACTGCGTCAACAAATAGTCCCGCTCAATCCGGTGATTGGTATCTCTGCTCCCAAGCAAAGCAAGCCATTACCCAAGAACTTAGACATTGATTCTATTGAGCAGTTATTGTCTTTAGATAGCAGTGATTTAGTCAGTTGCCGTGATTTAGCTATGATGGAATTATTGTACGCCAGCGGTATTCGACTGGCTGAGCTAGTGAGTTTAAATGTTTCGGATATCGATTTTGAACAACAGCAGTTGTTGGTCACCGGTAAAGGTAACAAGCAGCGTTTGGTGCCTTTTGGCTCTAAAGCGGAACAAGCACTAAAACACTGGCTTAAGCAGCGGCGCTTATTGGTCATGGACGAAGCGGAGCCGGCGGTGTTTGTTAGTGTTCGCCAACAGCGAATTAGCCACCGCACTGTGCAAAAGCGTTTGCAACACTGGGCGCAGCAAATGCAACTAAGCAGCACCCTTCATCCTCATAAGTTGCGCCATTCTTTTGCGACGCATTTATTAGAAAGTAGTGGTGACTTACGTGTGGTTCAAGAGTTATTGGGGCACGCTAACTTATCCACTACCCAAGTTTATACCCATCTAGATTTTGCCCACTTGGCGAGTACTTATGATGCGGCTCACCCACGTGCTAAACGTAAACCTTAA
- the rarD gene encoding EamA family transporter RarD, with protein MPNQTTKHGVIFALAAYVMWGFAPVYFKSLTQVPAYEILAHRVIWSCVFVAALLGLGKQWGAVSAVIKQPRQLATLALTSVLIGLNWLIFIWAVNNDRMLDASLGYYINPLFNVVLGMLFLGERFRRAQWVAIGLALSGVLIQVISYGSLPWIAISLAVSFGFYGLLRKKVNLGALPGLFVETLWLFPLALAYLGLFADSATSHLLGNTSSLNILLLSAGIVTTLPLLCFAAAATRLRLSTIGFFQYIGPSLMFILATSVYGEELEPMKLLTFAFIWLGLSVFTWDALRNQRRQKKAAK; from the coding sequence ATGCCTAATCAAACCACTAAGCACGGTGTAATCTTTGCCCTTGCCGCCTATGTTATGTGGGGCTTTGCTCCCGTATATTTTAAAAGCCTGACTCAAGTACCTGCCTATGAAATTTTAGCGCATCGCGTCATTTGGTCTTGTGTATTTGTGGCAGCCTTGCTCGGTTTAGGTAAGCAATGGGGGGCGGTAAGTGCGGTTATCAAACAACCCAGGCAATTAGCGACGCTAGCACTAACCTCAGTGTTAATAGGCTTAAATTGGTTGATTTTCATTTGGGCGGTCAATAATGACCGCATGTTGGACGCTAGTTTGGGTTACTACATCAACCCCTTATTTAATGTTGTATTAGGCATGCTGTTTTTGGGGGAGCGCTTTCGTCGCGCTCAATGGGTTGCGATTGGTTTAGCCCTCAGCGGCGTGTTAATTCAGGTTATAAGCTATGGCTCTCTGCCGTGGATTGCGATCAGTTTAGCGGTGAGTTTTGGCTTTTATGGTTTACTACGCAAAAAAGTCAACCTAGGAGCCTTGCCAGGATTATTTGTGGAAACCCTATGGTTATTTCCGCTAGCGCTGGCTTATCTGGGGTTATTTGCCGATTCAGCTACCAGCCATTTACTCGGCAATACTAGCAGTTTAAATATACTGTTATTAAGTGCAGGCATCGTCACGACACTGCCCTTACTGTGTTTTGCTGCGGCCGCTACGCGCTTACGCCTGTCTACTATTGGTTTCTTTCAATACATTGGCCCCTCGCTGATGTTCATTTTAGCCACCAGTGTATATGGCGAAGAGCTAGAGCCCATGAAGCTACTCACCTTCGCTTTTATTTGGCTAGGTTTAAGCGTATTTACCTGGGATGCCTTACGTAACCAACGCAGACAAAAAAAAGCAGCCAAATAA
- a CDS encoding protein adenylyltransferase SelO, protein MEFVNRFATELPELCHQQQPTPLKDPEMAIVSHDAAQLIGLDSDFMAGPQALGLSAGKLLIDGMQPASTVYAGHQFGGYSPQLGDGRALLLGEVKTPQGDYWELQLKGSGLTPFSRQGDGKAVLRSSIREFLASEAMAALGIATTRALSLTVGSGLVQRERFEKEAMLVRMAPSHIRFGHFEYLYHQQQTKPLKRLVDFCLEHYFSDCLEQSNPVLAMLEQVVDSTALMIAQWQAEGFCHGVMNTDNMSILGLTMDYGPYGFLDDYDPLHICNHSDHYGRYAFNQQPGIGLWNLQRLAQALSDYIPSHQTEPLWVRYQQKINQHYQSLMLNKLGLQVWQDGDEALLAQLLKLLAEQKADYHQSLRALAQPLEELPQRLAEPWQTWLTLYTARCQHSKLSQQQRIEHIQQHVPLYVLRNYLAQHAIEQAEGGDYANLQLLHKVLSQPFSQQADMQRFAETPPSWGKCLEISCSS, encoded by the coding sequence ATGGAATTTGTGAATCGTTTTGCCACTGAATTACCGGAGCTATGCCATCAGCAGCAACCTACGCCACTAAAAGATCCTGAAATGGCCATTGTTAGTCACGATGCGGCTCAGTTAATTGGCTTAGACAGCGATTTTATGGCAGGCCCGCAGGCCTTGGGTTTAAGCGCTGGTAAGCTATTGATTGATGGTATGCAACCTGCTTCTACGGTATATGCAGGGCATCAGTTTGGTGGTTATTCACCGCAGCTTGGTGATGGCCGAGCCTTATTGCTCGGTGAAGTGAAAACGCCGCAAGGTGATTACTGGGAGCTGCAATTAAAAGGTTCTGGATTAACCCCTTTTTCACGACAAGGTGATGGTAAAGCGGTATTACGCTCTAGCATACGTGAATTTTTGGCTAGCGAAGCCATGGCGGCTTTAGGGATTGCTACTACGCGAGCCTTGAGTTTAACGGTGGGTTCTGGCCTAGTGCAACGAGAGCGTTTTGAAAAAGAAGCGATGTTGGTGCGTATGGCACCCAGCCATATTCGCTTTGGTCATTTTGAATACCTTTATCACCAGCAGCAAACTAAGCCCTTAAAGCGCTTAGTTGATTTTTGCTTGGAGCATTACTTTAGCGATTGTCTTGAACAATCAAACCCCGTATTAGCAATGCTGGAACAAGTCGTAGATAGCACCGCCTTGATGATTGCCCAGTGGCAAGCTGAAGGCTTTTGTCATGGCGTCATGAATACTGACAATATGTCGATACTAGGGCTCACCATGGATTACGGCCCCTATGGATTCCTTGATGATTACGACCCGTTACATATTTGTAATCACAGCGATCACTATGGTCGTTATGCCTTTAATCAGCAGCCGGGAATAGGGTTGTGGAACTTACAGCGTTTAGCGCAGGCTTTGTCTGATTACATACCAAGCCATCAAACAGAACCGCTGTGGGTGCGGTATCAACAGAAGATTAATCAACATTACCAAAGCTTGATGCTAAATAAATTGGGATTGCAGGTTTGGCAGGATGGAGACGAAGCACTATTAGCGCAATTGCTTAAACTCTTGGCCGAGCAAAAAGCCGACTATCATCAAAGCTTACGCGCCCTAGCGCAGCCCTTAGAAGAATTACCGCAGCGCTTAGCTGAGCCATGGCAAACTTGGTTAACGCTTTATACTGCGCGTTGTCAGCATAGCAAGCTGAGCCAGCAACAACGTATCGAACATATTCAGCAGCACGTACCTTTATACGTATTACGTAACTATTTAGCGCAACACGCGATTGAGCAAGCTGAAGGCGGCGATTATGCGAATCTACAATTGCTACATAAGGTGCTTAGCCAGCCTTTTAGTCAGCAAGCAGATATGCAACGTTTTGCCGAAACGCCGCCTAGCTGGGGCAAGTGTTTGGAAATATCATGCAGCAGTTAA